A region from the Actinoplanes sp. OR16 genome encodes:
- a CDS encoding SigE family RNA polymerase sigma factor has protein sequence MSFSVKVDFDVFYRDTSRRLMRYAYGLTGDPGEAQDLVQEAYARAWQRWRRVSAYEDPEAWLRLVVNRLSTDRWRRLFVRRDHAAAQLPGPSVPPPSEDVVLLVRAMRTLPAAHRRALALHYLLDRSVADIAEETGATTSTVKSWLFRGRAGLAAALGLDSPEGVRRVR, from the coding sequence GTGTCCTTTTCTGTGAAGGTCGACTTCGACGTGTTCTACCGGGACACCTCCCGGCGGCTGATGCGGTACGCCTACGGGCTCACCGGCGATCCGGGCGAGGCGCAGGACCTGGTGCAGGAGGCGTACGCCCGGGCCTGGCAGCGCTGGCGGCGGGTGTCGGCGTACGAGGACCCGGAGGCGTGGCTGCGCCTCGTCGTGAACCGGCTCTCCACCGACCGCTGGCGGCGGCTGTTCGTGCGCCGCGATCACGCCGCCGCCCAGCTGCCGGGCCCGTCCGTCCCGCCGCCCTCCGAGGACGTGGTCCTGCTGGTCCGGGCCATGCGCACGCTGCCCGCCGCGCACCGCCGGGCGCTCGCGCTGCACTACCTGCTGGACCGCTCGGTCGCCGACATCGCCGAGGAGACCGGCGCCACCACCAGCACCGTCAAGTCGTGGCTGTTCCGCGGGCGGGCTGGCCTCGCCGCCGCTCTCGGCCTGGACAGCCCGGAAGGAGTCCGCCGTGTCCGCTGA